One Thermodesulfobacteriota bacterium genomic window, CGCCCGGCTCGGTGCTGTTTACAAAACCGATCAAGGCCGTGCTTTTCCAGCACCGCACCCACGACCGGCCGGACATAGGCTGTGAGGCCTGCCACCCGGATCCTTTCTCCAGGCAGGCCGGACAAGCGGAGGCCGACCCGGACTTCACCATGGCGGCCATGGCGGCCGGCCGATTGTGCGGCCGCTGCCACGATGGCCGGATCGCCTTTGCGGTGACCGGCCGCTGCCAGGCCTGCCATGTCGGCGCTGTCTGGCTCCGGCAGCAGACACCTTCCAACGCCGACGGCCGCCACCCCGGTTGAGCCGGGCCGAGGCCAGGACCCCACCATGTCCGAAGAATTCCCCATCGAGGCTCTTGAGGAATCACGCCTCGACACCGAACAGATCAGACGGGCCATCATCCTTTTTGCCCTGCT contains:
- a CDS encoding c(7)-type cytochrome triheme domain-containing protein codes for the protein MPCPAARRLLASFGLLALGLCSAWLAAARPLMAAAPAPPGSVLFTKPIKAVLFQHRTHDRPDIGCEACHPDPFSRQAGQAEADPDFTMAAMAAGRLCGRCHDGRIAFAVTGRCQACHVGAVWLRQQTPSNADGRHPG